One genomic region from Chthonomonas calidirosea T49 encodes:
- a CDS encoding redoxin domain-containing protein, which translates to MRKLGGLKLGSWFLVALGLLALVGWSASGRGSSERASLQTTHLEFRDIAGQTYSWATIASHKATVFLFLSCQCPVSNLYGPRLAELARQFTGKDVQFFGVYPDIQESLSDIQRNAKEHGFPFPIVQDKAGLLVSQFKAAYTPEAVVVNRQGKVCYRGRIDDNVVTTKVTSHDLQQAIEDVLAGRPVPHPNLPSFGCIIRRGPVTSVVLRPGTPTYAHDVAPILQAHCVECHRPGQVAPFSLTTYKDAAAWAPDIVRYTQNGTMPPWKPVPGYGDFIGEHHYTLTSAEKEVLVKWAKAGAPAGDLSATPPMPHYSSGWQLGKPDLVFHSDQPYHVAADGDDVYRNFIIDPHFTHDAWVRAVEVHPDARAVVHHVIVYVDGLHLSPNVEAKFHKEHPDDKEPGYTSFGGPGFIPTGFLGGWAPGNAPQFAPPGVAMCIPKGALLVLQVHYHKNGVPHTDQTSFGLYLAKEPVHKNAVVSMVANFGFHIPPGAPHYEVDAQTTVPVNCHVLSIMPHMHLLGKEMKLWATLPNGKEVPLIWIKNWDFNWQRTYWYRQPVALPKGSVVHLVAYYDNSSDNPYNPNREHPKEVGWGEKTTDEMCIAFIFATIDSEHLNVIPQNPVTVASTSPSTTSAK; encoded by the coding sequence ATGAGAAAGCTTGGCGGTTTAAAACTAGGGAGTTGGTTCTTAGTAGCGCTTGGGCTGTTGGCGCTCGTTGGATGGTCTGCTTCAGGAAGAGGGAGTTCAGAGAGGGCTTCGCTTCAGACTACCCATCTTGAGTTTCGCGATATCGCCGGACAAACCTATTCCTGGGCGACTATTGCCTCTCACAAAGCCACCGTTTTCCTCTTTCTTTCCTGTCAGTGTCCCGTCTCTAACCTTTACGGCCCACGCCTAGCCGAACTGGCGCGCCAGTTTACCGGCAAGGATGTGCAGTTTTTCGGTGTCTACCCCGACATTCAAGAGAGCCTTTCCGACATCCAACGTAATGCCAAAGAGCACGGATTTCCCTTTCCTATTGTTCAGGATAAAGCAGGTCTACTGGTCTCTCAGTTCAAAGCCGCCTACACTCCAGAAGCCGTCGTTGTCAACCGCCAGGGCAAAGTCTGTTACCGCGGGCGCATTGACGACAACGTCGTTACCACCAAAGTGACCTCCCACGATCTGCAACAGGCCATTGAAGACGTATTAGCAGGCCGTCCGGTTCCTCACCCTAATCTGCCCTCCTTCGGCTGTATCATCCGTAGAGGCCCTGTAACTTCGGTGGTGCTTCGCCCTGGGACACCCACTTATGCCCACGATGTGGCCCCCATCCTTCAAGCCCATTGCGTCGAGTGCCATCGTCCTGGGCAGGTGGCCCCCTTCTCTCTAACGACCTACAAAGACGCTGCGGCTTGGGCGCCCGACATCGTCCGCTACACGCAAAACGGCACCATGCCACCGTGGAAACCAGTACCTGGCTATGGCGACTTTATTGGCGAACATCACTATACGCTAACCTCCGCTGAGAAAGAGGTGCTGGTAAAATGGGCGAAGGCGGGTGCGCCCGCAGGCGATCTCAGCGCGACGCCCCCTATGCCCCACTACTCCTCTGGATGGCAGCTGGGGAAACCCGATCTCGTTTTCCATTCCGATCAGCCTTATCACGTGGCTGCAGATGGCGACGACGTGTACCGTAACTTTATCATCGATCCCCACTTTACCCACGATGCATGGGTGCGCGCAGTAGAGGTTCATCCCGACGCTCGGGCGGTTGTCCACCACGTTATCGTCTATGTGGATGGTCTTCATCTCTCTCCAAACGTTGAGGCGAAGTTTCATAAAGAGCATCCAGACGACAAAGAGCCCGGCTATACGAGCTTTGGTGGCCCCGGCTTTATACCCACCGGCTTCTTAGGCGGGTGGGCGCCCGGCAACGCACCTCAGTTCGCCCCTCCCGGCGTGGCCATGTGCATTCCCAAAGGCGCCCTGCTGGTTCTGCAAGTGCATTATCATAAGAACGGTGTTCCCCATACCGACCAAACTAGCTTCGGGCTTTACTTGGCCAAAGAGCCGGTTCATAAAAACGCGGTGGTCAGCATGGTAGCAAACTTCGGCTTCCACATCCCGCCGGGCGCCCCGCACTATGAAGTGGATGCGCAAACCACTGTCCCTGTAAATTGCCACGTGCTAAGCATTATGCCGCACATGCACCTGCTTGGGAAGGAGATGAAGCTTTGGGCTACGTTGCCAAATGGTAAAGAGGTGCCTCTTATCTGGATTAAAAACTGGGATTTTAACTGGCAACGCACCTATTGGTACCGCCAGCCGGTTGCCCTGCCCAAAGGCAGCGTTGTTCACCTGGTGGCCTACTACGATAACTCAAGCGACAACCCCTATAACCCCAATCGCGAGCATCCAAAAGAGGTTGGATGGGGAGAGAAAACAACCGATGAAATGTGCATCGCCTTTATATTCGCTACCATAGATTCGGAGCATCTCAATGTGATACCGCAAAATCCGGTTACCGTAGCCTCTACAAGCCCCTCTACAACATCGGCTAAGTGA
- a CDS encoding WD40/YVTN/BNR-like repeat-containing protein has protein sequence MQANEEKPSSFLVIDTGGSGGPFGRGDPHYHLSDVDFVNLNEGWACGYGGVFMTKDGGLSWEREEPRGDWIRIRVVAPGEVYLLEGHHPGGRGKVFLWHTKDGGKSWERVEALEGKLSGYWDMFFRGKEGWIISGWNPSFHTSDGGKTWKEVNFDNLIGQAYKIAIPADVPSRNGYVLYVWGGAYKEGNWMARLLKSEDGGKTWKVLPLPEEMPAQAFAAMCFPTSRMGWIGLEGGKLLFTKDGGESWEWLKLPTERRVVALWIDQIGDGFASIDNSDVYHITDCLYETHDYGKTWQVVLSGYKQLNAIASIGPGYLWAVGYEPTLVPDDIVAILQRW, from the coding sequence ATGCAAGCGAACGAGGAGAAACCCTCCTCCTTTCTGGTAATCGACACCGGAGGGAGCGGAGGGCCGTTCGGAAGAGGGGACCCCCATTATCATCTTTCCGATGTTGACTTTGTTAATTTAAATGAAGGCTGGGCCTGTGGATATGGTGGAGTGTTCATGACAAAGGATGGAGGGTTATCCTGGGAAAGAGAAGAACCTCGAGGAGATTGGATCAGGATAAGGGTTGTGGCCCCGGGCGAAGTTTACCTTTTGGAGGGACATCATCCTGGAGGAAGGGGAAAGGTATTCCTCTGGCATACGAAGGATGGAGGAAAGAGTTGGGAGAGGGTAGAGGCATTGGAGGGTAAATTGAGCGGTTATTGGGATATGTTTTTCCGGGGGAAAGAAGGGTGGATTATCTCTGGATGGAACCCCTCCTTTCATACTTCCGACGGAGGTAAAACCTGGAAGGAAGTGAATTTTGATAACTTAATCGGACAAGCATATAAAATAGCTATTCCTGCAGATGTGCCAAGCCGTAATGGCTATGTTCTCTATGTTTGGGGAGGTGCCTACAAAGAGGGGAATTGGATGGCGCGGCTTTTAAAAAGTGAGGATGGAGGGAAGACTTGGAAGGTCCTTCCTTTGCCTGAGGAGATGCCCGCTCAGGCATTCGCAGCGATGTGTTTCCCTACAAGTAGGATGGGCTGGATTGGTTTGGAAGGGGGCAAGCTTCTCTTTACCAAGGACGGAGGAGAAAGTTGGGAATGGTTGAAACTGCCAACGGAAAGAAGGGTCGTTGCCTTATGGATTGACCAAATAGGGGACGGCTTCGCCTCCATAGATAATAGCGATGTCTATCACATCACCGATTGTCTTTACGAAACACACGATTATGGCAAGACATGGCAGGTTGTATTAAGTGGATATAAGCAATTAAACGCAATTGCCTCCATTGGCCCTGGCTACCTCTGGGCTGTGGGCTATGAGCCCACTCTCGTCCCCGATGATATCGTGGCTATTCTCCAAAGATGGTAG
- a CDS encoding alpha-L-arabinofuranosidase C-terminal domain-containing protein, whose amino-acid sequence MPVPHHRPSLYLYTRTTDATTTITVNATEPYGTPISPDIFGNFLEDLGHAIERGILADAILNPSLEPESPSNTAPPFWTLQGDATWVEGGYYSPHAVQLASAANALKADTGVPTKSSQDSSGQGTSSLNEGRLEQIVFLPVTRDPRYRFEALCRSLGAEGTIELRIEGTEAREGQVFAKHPISVHGSTWQKITFTFSVQEATPQKGEAYRFVLAHTSGDPVIVDRISLMPTDNIAGLDPEVVARAREWHIPILRYPGGNFSSGYHWEDGIGHLDRRPSSRNPAWGGIQSNRFGTDEFLHFCHLLHIQPQITVNAGDGTPENAAAWVAYCNGAPDSSVYARMRAENGHPAPYGVKIWEVGNELYGGWQIGHTDAQGNAQRFVRFRDAMLQADPTIKLIATGKGDEFTPEGLSRDAAWNEALLRRSLEEGNRPPDYLSIHPLLPLPEAAGAPDYDDQYQSAMAFPTFLDRVMFPGLVHLIQQVEGPQPHTRLAVTEWGIIVGGPNWRSVPNHSTFSGAIFNALMLNAMMRHSDLISIANMTGFMHGGCIEKVRGVVYVDPQYYTQQLYAAAKPYYPVAIHIEGPGQDVPARGRLQAVTDVPDVDAFAALTKDRNTLTLFLVNRLIEGERQVRIELSGFDARSASATILTADSPMADNDWTHPDRIKPQPYSLPKDLLTGTVSLHLPAHTLLVLTLHR is encoded by the coding sequence ATGCCAGTACCTCATCACCGGCCCTCACTCTATCTCTACACACGCACAACCGATGCTACCACCACGATTACCGTGAATGCAACGGAACCCTACGGTACCCCCATCTCACCGGATATCTTCGGAAACTTCCTTGAAGACCTCGGCCATGCCATTGAAAGAGGCATTCTCGCCGATGCTATCCTCAATCCGAGCCTCGAGCCGGAGAGCCCGTCCAACACCGCTCCACCTTTTTGGACTCTGCAAGGAGATGCCACTTGGGTAGAAGGCGGCTACTACTCTCCTCATGCCGTTCAGCTCGCCAGTGCAGCAAATGCTCTCAAGGCCGATACCGGAGTTCCTACCAAATCATCGCAAGATTCTTCGGGTCAAGGTACAAGCTCGCTCAACGAAGGTCGCCTTGAACAGATCGTATTTCTGCCGGTTACTCGCGACCCACGCTATCGTTTCGAAGCGCTCTGTCGCAGTTTAGGAGCTGAGGGCACCATTGAGCTACGCATAGAGGGCACAGAGGCCCGTGAAGGGCAGGTGTTTGCGAAACACCCTATCTCTGTACATGGCAGCACATGGCAAAAGATTACCTTCACTTTTTCGGTTCAAGAAGCCACCCCTCAGAAAGGCGAGGCCTATCGTTTCGTGCTCGCCCATACGAGCGGAGACCCAGTGATCGTGGATCGCATCTCGCTAATGCCAACCGATAACATCGCTGGGCTTGACCCCGAAGTGGTGGCTCGTGCCCGTGAATGGCATATTCCCATTCTACGCTACCCCGGCGGAAACTTTTCAAGCGGCTATCACTGGGAAGACGGTATAGGCCATCTTGACCGACGCCCTAGCTCGCGCAACCCGGCCTGGGGCGGCATACAGAGCAATCGTTTCGGCACGGACGAGTTCCTGCATTTTTGCCATCTACTGCACATACAGCCCCAGATCACCGTGAATGCGGGCGATGGCACACCGGAGAACGCTGCCGCCTGGGTCGCCTACTGCAACGGCGCGCCCGATTCCAGCGTCTACGCCCGAATGCGCGCCGAAAACGGCCATCCAGCCCCCTACGGTGTAAAGATATGGGAAGTGGGCAACGAGCTTTACGGGGGCTGGCAGATAGGCCATACCGACGCTCAAGGTAATGCCCAACGCTTTGTTCGATTTCGTGATGCCATGCTCCAGGCAGACCCCACCATAAAGCTTATCGCTACCGGTAAGGGCGACGAGTTCACCCCAGAAGGATTATCGCGCGACGCCGCTTGGAACGAGGCGCTACTCCGCAGAAGTCTGGAAGAAGGGAATCGTCCTCCCGACTACCTCTCCATCCATCCGCTGCTGCCTTTACCGGAGGCGGCAGGGGCGCCAGACTACGACGATCAGTATCAAAGCGCTATGGCCTTTCCTACCTTCCTCGACAGAGTGATGTTTCCTGGATTGGTGCACCTTATTCAACAGGTGGAGGGGCCCCAGCCTCACACACGTCTGGCAGTTACCGAATGGGGCATTATTGTTGGGGGACCTAACTGGCGTAGCGTGCCAAACCACAGCACCTTTTCAGGGGCCATCTTTAATGCTCTCATGCTTAACGCGATGATGCGCCATAGCGATCTTATCTCCATCGCCAATATGACGGGCTTTATGCACGGTGGTTGCATTGAAAAGGTACGTGGAGTTGTCTATGTAGACCCTCAATACTACACCCAACAGCTCTATGCAGCGGCCAAGCCCTACTACCCGGTGGCCATCCATATCGAAGGGCCAGGCCAGGACGTTCCAGCGCGTGGCCGCCTCCAGGCCGTAACCGATGTGCCCGATGTGGATGCCTTTGCCGCCCTTACCAAAGACCGTAACACGCTGACTCTCTTTCTCGTAAACCGTTTGATAGAGGGCGAGCGCCAGGTGCGAATCGAACTCAGCGGTTTTGATGCCCGAAGCGCTTCCGCCACCATTCTCACGGCAGATAGCCCTATGGCCGACAACGACTGGACACATCCCGATCGCATTAAGCCGCAACCCTATTCCCTGCCTAAGGACCTTCTAACAGGAACGGTCTCACTCCACCTGCCGGCTCATACGCTTCTAGTGCTCACCCTTCACCGTTAG
- a CDS encoding LacI family DNA-binding transcriptional regulator, whose product MATGKPTLREIARLANVHYATASYVLNGARSSTRVSEETRQRVLAAARELGYTVNRAAQQLRTRRSHVVGLLVGGLENPFFARMVSLCAIALERRGYEFILNTRRADESNDLHLLETLNSRRPDGMILWCETPTQVLERAQQPDMENVVVIGYLVPNRDSVRALFTTGLQEAVDHLCERGYRRIGYVAPASAVARNDVRGQFYNQFAEKNGQAPLVYTYPGTAYDVGAARACAEQIADDPQRPDALLCFNDMTALGVLSGLRRKGIRVPQDMGLVGCDDLPLISQLDLPLTTLSYPLEEICNAAVNMLMERLNALYKGEELPPRHVEVPTHLIIRSST is encoded by the coding sequence ATGGCCACAGGAAAGCCTACCCTGCGTGAAATCGCCCGTCTTGCCAATGTCCATTATGCGACGGCCTCCTATGTCCTTAATGGTGCACGGAGCAGCACACGTGTTTCGGAAGAGACTCGTCAGAGGGTACTTGCTGCGGCTCGTGAACTGGGTTACACGGTAAACCGAGCGGCTCAACAGTTACGCACCCGTCGGAGCCATGTGGTGGGGCTTTTGGTTGGTGGGCTAGAAAATCCCTTCTTTGCTCGCATGGTATCGCTGTGCGCCATCGCGTTGGAACGACGTGGTTATGAGTTTATTTTGAATACCCGACGTGCCGATGAGTCCAACGACCTACACCTGTTGGAAACGCTCAACTCCCGTCGGCCCGATGGCATGATCCTCTGGTGCGAGACCCCCACTCAGGTGCTGGAGCGAGCACAGCAGCCCGATATGGAGAATGTGGTTGTCATTGGTTATCTCGTGCCCAATCGGGATAGCGTTCGCGCGCTCTTTACCACTGGTCTACAGGAGGCGGTGGATCATCTTTGTGAGCGAGGCTATCGGCGAATCGGCTACGTCGCTCCGGCATCAGCGGTAGCACGTAACGATGTAAGAGGCCAATTTTATAACCAGTTTGCTGAGAAAAATGGGCAAGCACCGCTCGTCTACACCTACCCAGGAACCGCCTACGATGTTGGGGCAGCTCGTGCTTGTGCAGAGCAGATTGCCGACGACCCCCAGCGTCCGGACGCTCTTCTCTGCTTCAACGACATGACGGCCTTAGGGGTGCTCTCTGGCCTTCGGCGAAAAGGGATACGAGTTCCGCAGGATATGGGGCTTGTGGGATGCGACGATCTGCCTCTCATTTCCCAACTCGACCTGCCGCTTACAACGCTTAGCTATCCTTTGGAGGAGATATGCAATGCGGCCGTCAACATGTTGATGGAACGCCTTAACGCCCTTTACAAAGGCGAGGAGTTGCCTCCTCGCCATGTTGAAGTTCCCACACACCTGATTATTCGCTCTTCCACTTGA
- a CDS encoding sugar-binding protein: MALDALSQQTNNYELRAVPAPGKVVIDGKLNDWDLSGKILICYDVRRLINSHSAIAAAMYDKNYLYFAFHIKDKSPMVNHIDPNTQPGEGWKSDCVQIRLQSDRICHITAWYFTDRKQPCMQIHYGMWDKSDPDYADLNDALSRGAKEAFLKDTDGNGYTQELAIPWKLITKSGKPPKPGDVWRLGLEIFWGSPSGKDWPELRYADVVNPQRMQREFFWTTPEAWGSLRFMAKGNLSPSSSLQLLSDAERLEKMEYSTRGPVAIKYYLPFDAGVTLVIEKPDGTRVKNLISDYPRKKGYNIDYWDGTDDNGKLVGPGEYRVRGLYHAPLDIRYEFAYGNPGNPPYDNSTGTGGWLSNHADPFAITTDQEGVYVACPYAEGACAVMKMDYKGQRQWGIPGISAGPLAVQNGYLYVLLGGAHPSTIWGIPENEVAIRRIDARTGKFAPWSDGKDTHAIATLPPIEKWWKPRRPEGEVVATHGFNADWCQRQTMGLAIGGGKLYASLYYENKIIVVNLDEGKAIGEIAIERPAGLACDKAGRLYAISGKRVVRIEENGNISPIVTSGLSAPVGLALDSMGNLYVSDWGDAMCVKKFSPEGQLLLTIGKLGGRPLNGPYDPEGMFRPFELAVDAEGRLWVAEYDSSPRRISVWDTQTGKFLKEFCGTTHYGSMGAFINRLNPRMAFVLGNICELNWDKGLWRVIGTLHRPAAPNDLFHLDPDPFANLRMEVINYKGRKLLIANDSFTTIIAELHDTYAKPLCAMGSLIELYRTGEEWPDIILKNLVDDPKRLEELKRKYPRAFNGLDPLFGPDVYYMLAEPDVRSMYLWIDKNGNGLVDEGEMRFFRKDELGGMRLWGRGWQTAYDGELNLYFSGKSKDGKRLQLWCLPLKGWNEVGAPIYDPHDAKKIVDMPVAGFPDSFSWADKEGKVLLGENPMMLFSPEGKLLWSYPNPWPGEHGAFTAPHSKRGRVIGPLFVCGSVEVGHGVGEVFALRGVMGETYFMTIDGLYIANLFQDARGAPDALPDEPRRGMSIKDCTAGGEPFNGNFFQNPIDGHYYLEGPVGSCREASVVARVMGLANIHRLTTQRIIFSRADYAKAEKLFRERAKEEAQRRTLAITRMKKAIEGVPSYDDFDWSDPRVASWSYDMNHSVERATWSYDDKNLYIAFQGVADDTPMINNGQDWQLLFKTGDALLFELRTTPDNDSPNVLPGDIRLLFSVFHGEPIAVLYNYKVPGTTQPYRFSSPVGTTLIDQVEILKDAKVVFDRGSDNYSARIVIPLADIGFKPEKGKYYRGDFGVIYSDKLGKTDELRMFWSNPLGAMISDVFSESQINPSYWGKFQVEE; encoded by the coding sequence ATGGCGCTTGACGCCCTCTCCCAGCAAACGAATAACTACGAGTTAAGAGCCGTTCCTGCACCAGGAAAGGTCGTCATAGATGGCAAACTCAATGATTGGGACCTCAGTGGAAAAATCCTTATCTGCTACGATGTCCGCAGACTTATAAATTCTCATTCCGCCATCGCCGCTGCAATGTACGACAAGAACTACCTTTACTTCGCCTTTCATATAAAAGACAAAAGCCCCATGGTCAACCACATAGACCCTAATACGCAACCAGGGGAGGGCTGGAAATCGGATTGTGTGCAGATTCGTCTCCAAAGCGATAGGATCTGCCATATCACCGCTTGGTACTTCACCGACCGTAAACAACCCTGCATGCAAATCCACTACGGAATGTGGGATAAGAGCGACCCCGATTACGCCGATTTGAATGATGCCCTCTCCAGGGGGGCTAAGGAGGCTTTCCTCAAGGATACAGATGGCAACGGCTACACACAAGAGCTTGCCATTCCGTGGAAATTGATAACTAAAAGCGGCAAACCACCAAAGCCCGGAGATGTTTGGAGATTAGGATTGGAGATATTCTGGGGGTCGCCCTCCGGCAAAGATTGGCCGGAGCTTCGCTATGCGGATGTGGTGAACCCTCAAAGAATGCAGAGGGAGTTTTTCTGGACTACCCCCGAGGCTTGGGGAAGCCTCAGATTTATGGCCAAGGGGAACCTCTCGCCATCATCCTCCCTACAACTCCTCTCCGATGCAGAGCGCCTTGAGAAAATGGAGTATTCAACTCGGGGCCCCGTGGCGATCAAATACTATTTGCCTTTTGATGCCGGAGTTACCCTCGTAATCGAAAAACCAGATGGCACGAGGGTCAAAAACCTCATTAGCGATTATCCTCGCAAGAAGGGATATAACATAGATTATTGGGATGGAACGGATGATAATGGCAAGCTGGTCGGGCCGGGCGAATATCGAGTGAGAGGTCTGTATCACGCTCCTTTGGATATCCGTTATGAGTTTGCCTACGGCAATCCCGGCAATCCCCCTTATGATAATTCCACGGGAACAGGGGGGTGGCTCTCTAACCATGCCGACCCCTTCGCCATTACTACAGATCAAGAGGGCGTCTATGTTGCCTGCCCTTATGCAGAAGGGGCTTGTGCGGTTATGAAGATGGATTATAAAGGTCAGCGCCAATGGGGTATCCCCGGTATATCTGCTGGTCCTTTGGCAGTCCAAAACGGCTATCTTTATGTCCTGCTTGGTGGTGCCCACCCATCTACCATTTGGGGTATCCCCGAGAATGAGGTCGCAATAAGGAGAATAGATGCTAGGACTGGAAAATTTGCCCCCTGGAGCGATGGGAAGGATACCCATGCCATAGCCACCCTACCTCCTATAGAGAAATGGTGGAAGCCGAGGCGCCCCGAGGGAGAGGTAGTGGCTACGCACGGTTTCAATGCCGATTGGTGCCAAAGGCAAACGATGGGGTTAGCCATAGGAGGAGGAAAACTCTATGCCTCCTTGTACTACGAAAATAAGATCATCGTCGTCAACCTCGATGAAGGAAAAGCCATCGGGGAAATTGCGATTGAGAGACCCGCTGGGCTCGCCTGTGATAAAGCAGGAAGGCTCTACGCGATAAGCGGAAAAAGGGTTGTAAGGATCGAAGAGAACGGAAATATTAGTCCCATTGTAACCTCGGGGCTTTCCGCTCCGGTAGGTCTAGCTTTAGATTCAATGGGCAATCTCTATGTCTCCGACTGGGGAGACGCAATGTGCGTTAAGAAGTTCTCTCCGGAGGGACAGCTGCTTCTAACGATCGGCAAATTGGGTGGACGACCTTTGAATGGTCCCTATGACCCCGAGGGCATGTTCAGGCCCTTCGAGCTTGCTGTTGATGCAGAAGGGCGTCTGTGGGTTGCGGAATACGATTCCTCTCCTCGCCGAATAAGTGTCTGGGATACCCAGACGGGAAAATTTCTGAAAGAGTTTTGCGGAACGACGCACTATGGAAGTATGGGTGCCTTCATAAATCGCCTAAATCCAAGGATGGCTTTTGTGCTCGGCAACATCTGTGAACTGAATTGGGATAAAGGTCTTTGGAGAGTTATTGGGACATTGCACCGCCCTGCCGCTCCTAATGACCTCTTCCATCTCGATCCAGACCCATTTGCGAATCTAAGAATGGAGGTTATCAACTACAAAGGAAGGAAGCTTCTTATTGCAAACGACTCCTTCACAACTATCATTGCGGAGTTGCACGATACCTATGCCAAACCCCTTTGCGCTATGGGCTCCCTAATCGAGCTATACCGCACGGGCGAAGAGTGGCCTGATATTATCCTCAAAAATCTCGTTGATGACCCCAAAAGGTTGGAAGAGCTGAAAAGGAAGTACCCACGAGCTTTCAATGGTTTGGACCCTCTTTTCGGCCCCGATGTCTATTATATGCTAGCTGAGCCTGACGTTCGAAGTATGTACCTTTGGATAGATAAGAACGGCAATGGTCTGGTAGATGAGGGGGAGATGAGGTTCTTCCGGAAGGACGAATTAGGAGGAATGCGACTTTGGGGAAGAGGATGGCAGACCGCCTATGATGGGGAGCTTAACCTCTACTTCTCAGGGAAAAGCAAGGATGGGAAGAGGCTTCAGTTGTGGTGTCTTCCTTTAAAAGGATGGAATGAGGTGGGTGCACCGATCTACGACCCCCATGATGCTAAAAAGATAGTGGATATGCCGGTTGCGGGCTTTCCCGACTCTTTCAGCTGGGCCGACAAGGAGGGGAAGGTGCTTTTAGGGGAAAACCCGATGATGCTATTTTCCCCTGAGGGTAAGCTTCTTTGGAGCTACCCAAATCCCTGGCCAGGTGAGCATGGTGCCTTTACCGCTCCCCACTCCAAAAGAGGAAGGGTGATAGGCCCTCTCTTTGTTTGTGGCTCTGTGGAGGTAGGGCATGGAGTGGGAGAGGTATTTGCCTTAAGAGGCGTCATGGGCGAGACCTATTTTATGACCATTGATGGTTTGTACATAGCCAATCTCTTCCAGGATGCCCGAGGTGCCCCCGATGCTTTGCCCGATGAACCACGGAGAGGAATGAGCATAAAAGATTGTACGGCTGGCGGGGAACCGTTCAACGGGAACTTCTTTCAAAACCCCATTGACGGTCATTACTACCTAGAGGGGCCTGTTGGAAGTTGTAGGGAAGCATCGGTTGTTGCTAGGGTAATGGGTTTAGCGAATATTCATCGCCTTACTACGCAGAGGATCATCTTCAGCAGGGCCGATTACGCTAAGGCGGAAAAACTCTTTAGGGAACGGGCAAAAGAAGAAGCGCAGAGAAGAACTTTAGCGATAACTCGGATGAAAAAGGCAATCGAGGGTGTTCCCAGTTACGACGATTTTGATTGGTCCGACCCCAGGGTTGCAAGCTGGAGCTACGATATGAATCACTCTGTGGAGAGAGCAACCTGGAGCTACGATGACAAAAATCTCTACATAGCATTTCAGGGAGTAGCGGACGATACCCCTATGATAAACAATGGCCAGGATTGGCAGTTACTGTTCAAGACTGGCGATGCCCTTCTGTTTGAGTTGCGTACGACCCCTGATAACGATTCCCCCAATGTTCTTCCTGGAGATATCCGTCTGCTCTTTAGTGTCTTCCATGGGGAACCAATTGCTGTCCTTTATAACTACAAGGTGCCCGGTACAACCCAGCCCTATCGTTTCTCCTCTCCCGTAGGCACCACCCTGATAGACCAGGTCGAAATTTTGAAAGATGCTAAGGTGGTCTTCGATAGGGGAAGCGATAACTATAGCGCAAGGATAGTAATCCCGTTGGCGGATATAGGTTTCAAACCGGAAAAGGGCAAGTATTATAGGGGAGACTTTGGGGTCATTTACTCCGATAAATTGGGGAAGACAGATGAACTGAGGATGTTCTGGAGCAATCCTTTGGGCGCTATGATATCCGATGTTTTCTCGGAATCCCAGATAAATCCCTCTTATTGGGGGAAGTTCCAGGTGGAGGAATGA